The Carettochelys insculpta isolate YL-2023 chromosome 18, ASM3395843v1, whole genome shotgun sequence genome window below encodes:
- the SELPLG gene encoding P-selectin glycoprotein ligand 1, which produces MAPVWITLLFFLPSLLQVSAYIKLSEQGGMGRVAGWLPRGGSSQPASQGQWVWGTARPGSTDVPMFVRAKREVEVKTSSHSTAENSTTSRPSSFSVTPSQHPVEVTQVSSDLEWLDESIAPELLEEFTITAEPAAGSDNVNTQAHRIRAGSHVDTSTKAALTPGSSHAASEAVVTGREETLSGSTESREHGSSTGPPRGKGLAESSSTSPPKNLTESSGISTVPPVEELATSRHRLSTLGKNNSSHWVVPAGGSVTVKDPMQKTHNDTNILVGKCLLAVFILALVAAIFIVCTAVLATLLWRQKHAYNKHQCNATEMVCISALLTDSEPAANGAKPSKIKRMKMPTDNLSETEGDNLTLNSFLPDH; this is translated from the coding sequence ATGGCTCCGGTCTGGATCACTCTGTTGTTCTTCCTTCCAAGCCTGCTCCAGGTCTCTGCTTACATCAAGCTCAGTGAGCAAGGTGGCATGGGGCGAGTGGCAGGATGGCTTCCTAGAGGtgggagctcccagccagccagccagggccagtgggtgtggggcacagccaggcctgggagcacCGACGTCCCCATGTTTGTCCGTGCAAAGAGGGAAGTGGAGGTGAAGACATCCAGTCATTCCACTGCAGAGaacagcaccaccagccgcccCAGTTCATTCTCTGTGACTCCTTCGCAGCACCCCGTGGAGGTCACCCAAGTCTCTTCAGACCTTGAGTGGTTAGACGAGAGTATTGCCCcagaactgctggaagaatttACCATTACAGCAGAGCCTGCTGCCGGCTCGGACAATGTCAACACACAAGCTCACAGAATTAGAGCGGGCAGCCATGTTGATACCTCAACCAAAGCGGCCCTAACTCCGGGCTCCAGCCACGCCGCCTCGGAAGCGGTAGTCACGGGGAGAGAAGAAACCCTCAGTGGCAGCACAGAGAGTAGGGAACATGGCTCCTCTACCGGGCCTCCGAGAGGGAAGGGGCTAGCGGAGAGCTCAAGTACTTCGCCACCTAAAAATCTGACAGAGTCCTCAGGCATTTCCACCGTGCCCCCCGTGGAAGAGTTGGCCACTTCCAGGCACAGACTCTCCACACTGGGCAAAAACAATTCTTCTCACTGGGTGGTCCCGGCAGGTGGCTCTGTCACAGTGAAGGACCCCATGCAGAAGACACACAATGATACAAACATCCTGGTGGGGAAGTGCTTGCTGGCTGTCTTTATCCTGGCCCTTGTGGCCGCCATCTTCATCGTCTGCACCGCCGTCCTTGCCACCCTGCTGTGGCGTCAGAAGCATGCCTACAACAAGCACCAGTGCAACGCCACCGAGATGGTGTGTATCTCGGCTCTGCTGACTGACAGCGAGCCAgcagccaatggggcgaagcccAGCAAGATAAAAAGAATGAAGATGCCTACGGACAACCTCTCGGAGACCGAAGGAGACAATCTGACTCTGAACAGCTTCCTGCCGGACCATTAG